A stretch of Pempheris klunzingeri isolate RE-2024b chromosome 19, fPemKlu1.hap1, whole genome shotgun sequence DNA encodes these proteins:
- the LOC139219062 gene encoding sepiapterin reductase-like, giving the protein MSSAESTDLGRALCIITGASRGFGRAIAKEMSRLVKPGSVLVLVARSGDDLRALQEEVNESEASRASPVVRCVVADLGQLEGPESVVRASKEAFSVDIDHIILVNNAASLGDVSRYAKSFTNMIEVDSYLSLNVSSSLCLTASVLQAFPQCPGLRRTVINITSLCALQPFRSWVLYCTGKAAREMMFRVLAEEEPDLRVLNYSPGPLDTAMQTLARSRTADPSIRKSFSDMFAQGQLLTCEASCVKLMKLLLEDTYTSGAHIDVYDV; this is encoded by the exons ATGTCGTCCGCTGAATCCACCGACCTGGGCCGGGCACTCTGTATCATCACCGGGGCCTCCAGAGGCTTTGGACGTGCAATAGCGAAGGAGATGTCAAGGCTGGTGAAACCGGGATCAGTGCTCGTCCTGGTTGCCCGCTCCGGTGACGACCTGCGagctctgcaggaggaggtgaaCGAGTCGGAGGCAAGCAGAGCGTCTCCGGTGGTTCGGTGTGTGGTAGCAGATTTGGGCCAGCTGGAAGGACCGGAGAGCGTCGTCAGAGCATCTAAAGAAGCTTTTTCTGTGGATATAGATCACATTATACTGGTCAACAACGCTG CCTCTCTGGGTGATGTGTCCCGCTACGCCAAAAGCTTCACCAACATGATCGAGGTGGACTCTTACTTGTCTCTTAATGTCAGCTCTTCCCTGTGCCTCACCGCTAGTGTCCTGCAGGCTTTTCCACAGTGTCCAGGTCTGCGGCGGACTGTGATCAACATCACTTCACTGTGCGCTCTGCAGCCTTTTCGCTCCTGGGTGCTGTACTGCACTGGCAAGGCTGCTCGAGAGATGATGTTCAGGGTACTGGCAGAAGAGGAGCCAGACCTCCGGGTGCTCAACTACTCTCCAG GGCCTCTGGACACAGCCATGCAGACTTTGGCCAGATCCAGAACAGCTGATCCCAGCATCAGGAAGTCCTTTTCAGACATGTTTGCTCAGGGCCAGCTGCTCACCTGTGAGGCATCCTGTGTCAAGctgatgaagctgctgctggaagacACTTACACATCAGGAGCACACATTGATGTCTATGACGTCTAG